In a single window of the Pseudodesulfovibrio profundus genome:
- a CDS encoding HD domain-containing protein — translation MSVIIRKSLLELIFSGAFMKRWNDKLRPMELVEVDKQAHKMIVAWLLFLLNSRDMDVARKRALGESIVEGGLFDYLYRLVITDIKPPVFYRIKENPDDYRTLTNWVLQQLRPRIMPLGEDFLTRMNDYLMQPEDKGLARRILHAAHLYASYSEFKLLKSINRMDHELTEIEESFVARLDSMRDLEGVSELLDEDNNVLGGFARMCGRLRFQKRWSQTPRVPETSVLGHMFIVAAYSWFFSMEVGACRARRQNNFFSGLFHDLPELLTRDIISPVKGASQEIGDLIHEYEIRELNRVVLRPLKEGGYSEIADRLEYLLGLEVGSEFKATVCRDGEIVVAAESQMAGEYNQDSLDPKDGPLLKVCDSLAAYIEAHTALKNGISSDQLHQALFRIRSRYNEIPVVSGVQVSALLADFD, via the coding sequence ATGTCCGTTATTATCAGAAAAAGCCTCCTCGAACTCATCTTTTCCGGTGCGTTCATGAAACGTTGGAATGACAAGCTCCGCCCTATGGAACTGGTGGAAGTGGATAAACAGGCACACAAAATGATCGTGGCCTGGCTCCTGTTCCTGCTCAATTCCCGGGATATGGATGTTGCCCGCAAGCGCGCGCTGGGCGAATCCATCGTCGAAGGCGGGCTGTTCGATTACCTCTACCGGCTGGTCATCACGGACATCAAGCCGCCTGTCTTCTATCGCATCAAGGAAAACCCCGACGACTACCGCACCCTGACCAACTGGGTGCTTCAGCAGTTGCGGCCACGGATCATGCCCCTTGGTGAGGATTTCCTGACACGCATGAACGATTATCTGATGCAGCCAGAGGACAAGGGGCTGGCCAGACGTATCCTTCATGCCGCCCATCTGTACGCCAGTTATTCCGAGTTTAAGCTGCTCAAGTCTATCAACAGAATGGACCATGAGCTGACCGAAATCGAAGAGAGTTTCGTGGCTCGTCTGGATTCCATGCGCGACCTTGAAGGCGTTTCCGAGCTGTTGGATGAAGACAACAATGTGCTCGGCGGGTTCGCCCGCATGTGCGGTCGACTCCGGTTCCAGAAGCGGTGGTCCCAGACCCCTCGCGTCCCTGAGACATCGGTGCTGGGCCACATGTTCATCGTTGCCGCCTATTCATGGTTTTTCAGCATGGAGGTCGGGGCGTGCCGCGCCCGTCGCCAGAACAACTTTTTCAGCGGGCTGTTTCACGACCTACCCGAGCTGCTCACCCGGGATATCATCTCGCCGGTGAAAGGGGCTTCGCAGGAAATTGGCGATCTGATTCATGAATATGAAATTCGCGAACTGAATAGGGTGGTGCTTCGTCCGCTCAAGGAAGGCGGCTACAGTGAAATAGCCGACAGGCTCGAATATCTGCTCGGGCTGGAAGTGGGCAGCGAATTCAAGGCGACGGTCTGCCGGGATGGAGAGATTGTCGTTGCAGCCGAGTCCCAGATGGCGGGCGAATACAATCAGGACTCCCTCGATCCCAAGGACGGCCCGTTGCTCAAGGTCTGCGACTCCCTCGCGGCCTACATCGAAGCGCATACGGCCCTGAAAAATGGGATATCATCGGACCAATTGCACCAGGCACTGTTTCGTATCCGGTCCCGGTATAATGAAATACCTGTGGTTTCCGGGGTTCAGGTCAGTGCCCTGTTGGCCGATTTTGATTAG
- the cbiM gene encoding cobalt transporter CbiM: MHISEGVLSGPVLLGGAGLAVAGTVIGLKRIDYDQIMSVAMLSAAFFIASLVHVPVGPANAHLILSGLLGVVLGWAAFPSILVALVLQAVLFQFGGFTVLGLNTFTMAAPAVLCFYVFKPMLSKDGANRFAGAFACGFMAMLLSALLTAGALALTGEAFVGAAKVLLAAHLPVMVIEGVITGFVYTFLAKVKPEALAVSSLADRG; encoded by the coding sequence ATGCATATTTCTGAAGGGGTTTTATCGGGTCCGGTTCTGCTTGGAGGAGCAGGGCTCGCCGTCGCGGGGACCGTGATCGGATTGAAGCGGATCGACTACGATCAAATCATGTCAGTGGCCATGCTTTCGGCCGCTTTTTTTATTGCGTCCCTGGTGCATGTTCCTGTAGGACCTGCCAATGCCCACCTGATACTGAGCGGGTTGCTCGGCGTTGTACTGGGCTGGGCAGCGTTTCCTTCCATCTTGGTCGCGCTGGTCCTTCAGGCGGTTCTCTTTCAATTTGGCGGGTTTACCGTCCTGGGTCTTAATACGTTTACAATGGCTGCTCCGGCAGTCCTTTGTTTTTATGTCTTCAAGCCAATGCTGAGCAAGGATGGCGCGAACCGATTCGCCGGGGCCTTTGCCTGTGGCTTTATGGCCATGCTGTTGAGTGCCCTGCTGACCGCCGGAGCCCTCGCCCTGACCGGCGAAGCCTTTGTCGGAGCCGCCAAGGTGCTGCTGGCCGCCCATCTTCCCGTCATGGTTATCGAGGGCGTCATCACTGGTTTTGTTTATACGTTTCTTGCCAAGGTCAAACCCGAAGCCCTGGCAGTGTCTTCTTTAGCTGATCGAGGATAA
- a CDS encoding RrF2 family transcriptional regulator, whose protein sequence is MRLTTRSRYGTRMAVDIAQHCGDGLVRIQDIADRQGVSVKYLEKLIRKLKDAGFIKSKRGPRGGHALARPASEIPMGEVVRVLEGDDSLVECRSGKGGCSRIDVCLTRRLWCEAAEAMYERLNSFTLADMLADVEQCESSEATPMLMD, encoded by the coding sequence ATGCGTCTGACCACACGAAGCCGTTACGGTACAAGGATGGCTGTTGATATCGCCCAGCATTGCGGCGATGGACTGGTTCGCATTCAGGATATCGCGGATCGACAGGGTGTCTCGGTCAAGTATCTGGAGAAACTGATCCGAAAGCTCAAGGATGCCGGTTTCATCAAGAGCAAGAGAGGGCCGCGTGGAGGTCATGCCCTGGCTCGTCCGGCCTCGGAAATCCCCATGGGGGAGGTCGTTCGTGTGTTGGAAGGCGATGACTCGCTGGTGGAGTGCCGCAGTGGTAAAGGGGGATGCTCTCGGATCGATGTCTGCCTGACTCGCCGACTGTGGTGCGAGGCGGCAGAAGCCATGTACGAGCGCCTCAACAGCTTTACCCTGGCCGATATGCTCGCCGATGTGGAGCAGTGCGAGTCCTCCGAAGCGACGCCGATGCTCATGGACTAG
- the trhA gene encoding PAQR family membrane homeostasis protein TrhA has protein sequence MISRLRDPMSGLTHCIGALLAVLGTVLLILRSVNPAMPWHIVTFSIFGGGMILLYTASTLYHWLPVSEKWVRFLRRVDHSMIFFYIAATYTPICLITLRGPWGWSLFGVIWGLAIGGIFMKIFWLSAPRWFSTLVYLAMGWLALVGIYPLVQSLPWEALFWLAGGGIVYSIGAVVYAIKWPDPFPERFGFHEIFHLFVIGGSACHFALMYWYV, from the coding sequence ATGATTAGCAGACTACGAGATCCAATGAGCGGGCTGACCCATTGCATAGGCGCCCTGTTGGCTGTTCTTGGAACCGTGCTGTTGATTCTGCGCTCGGTCAATCCTGCCATGCCGTGGCATATCGTGACTTTTTCAATATTCGGGGGCGGTATGATTCTGTTGTATACCGCCAGCACCCTCTACCATTGGCTGCCTGTTTCGGAAAAATGGGTTCGCTTTCTGCGTCGTGTGGATCATTCCATGATCTTCTTTTATATCGCTGCCACATACACGCCAATATGCCTGATAACACTTCGTGGACCATGGGGATGGTCACTGTTCGGCGTCATCTGGGGACTGGCCATAGGCGGCATCTTCATGAAGATTTTCTGGCTTTCAGCCCCGCGCTGGTTTTCAACGCTGGTCTATCTTGCCATGGGGTGGCTTGCTCTGGTCGGGATATACCCGCTGGTGCAGTCGCTTCCCTGGGAGGCGTTGTTCTGGTTGGCCGGAGGGGGCATCGTCTACTCCATCGGGGCCGTTGTTTACGCGATTAAGTGGCCCGACCCATTCCCGGAGCGTTTTGGCTTCCATGAGATATTCCACCTCTTTGTCATTGGTGGAAGCGCGTGTCATTTCGCCTTGATGTATTGGTATGTCTAG
- a CDS encoding substrate-binding domain-containing protein yields the protein MKRIIIFCFLLTLAGASVGTCRSAAAFDSPYLRIDDFLQIHSEQRELMDSFAQQVRKPARRYESEEKTPVTVAIIYPSLQVSDYWRRSLSSFKARMDEMRIGYNLDQYYSTPGRKGELEQHLQEALSKDPDYLVFTLDIYDHKELIEPLLKLERPKIILQNITTPLKEWEGNQPFLYVGFDHGLGARLLADYYIKATHGRGGYGVLYYTLGYVSTMRGETFIRYMRENSDLKLTRSAYTSGRAENAATEALSMLADPKLSFIYACSTDVALGAILALKQSQREDVLINGWGGGSAELDALMKGDLDVTVMRMNDDNGVAMAEAILMDKQGKSDLVPTIYYGDMVLVDSKTSAEDLDKLKQRAFRYSGQ from the coding sequence TTGAAACGAATCATTATTTTCTGTTTTCTCCTGACATTGGCAGGAGCATCAGTGGGAACCTGCCGTTCCGCGGCAGCTTTCGACTCTCCTTACCTGCGGATCGATGATTTCCTGCAGATACACTCGGAGCAACGCGAGCTGATGGACTCCTTCGCCCAACAGGTGCGAAAACCGGCGCGAAGGTACGAATCCGAGGAAAAGACTCCTGTCACCGTCGCCATCATCTACCCTTCCCTACAGGTCTCAGACTACTGGCGCCGCAGCCTTTCTTCATTCAAGGCACGGATGGATGAAATGCGGATCGGATACAATCTTGATCAGTATTATTCGACCCCCGGGAGGAAGGGAGAGCTGGAACAGCACCTTCAGGAAGCGCTCAGCAAAGATCCCGACTACCTTGTCTTCACCCTCGACATCTACGATCACAAGGAGCTCATCGAACCTCTTCTCAAACTGGAACGCCCAAAAATCATCCTGCAAAACATAACGACTCCGCTGAAGGAGTGGGAAGGGAATCAACCCTTTCTCTACGTGGGATTCGATCACGGTCTCGGAGCGCGCCTCCTTGCCGACTATTATATCAAGGCCACCCACGGACGCGGCGGCTACGGCGTGCTCTACTATACCCTCGGATATGTCAGCACCATGCGCGGTGAGACATTCATTCGGTATATGCGGGAAAACAGCGACCTCAAGCTGACCAGAAGCGCCTACACCAGTGGAAGGGCTGAAAATGCGGCCACAGAAGCGCTGAGCATGCTTGCAGACCCCAAACTATCATTCATCTATGCCTGCTCAACCGACGTCGCTCTGGGTGCGATTCTCGCCTTGAAACAGTCCCAGCGCGAGGATGTGCTGATCAACGGCTGGGGCGGCGGCAGTGCGGAACTGGACGCCCTCATGAAAGGCGATCTCGATGTTACAGTCATGCGCATGAACGACGACAACGGCGTAGCCATGGCCGAAGCCATCCTGATGGACAAGCAGGGCAAAAGCGATCTGGTGCCGACCATCTATTATGGCGACATGGTGCTGGTGGACAGTAAAACGTCAGCGGAAGACCTGGACAAACTCAAACAGCGTGCCTTCCGCTATTCCGGCCAATAG
- a CDS encoding MetS family NSS transporter small subunit, with the protein MSTSAILMMCVGLGVTWGGAIYCMRLAMSKRDK; encoded by the coding sequence ATGTCCACTTCTGCAATTCTGATGATGTGTGTTGGTCTGGGCGTAACATGGGGCGGCGCAATCTACTGCATGCGCCTTGCCATGAGCAAACGCGACAAATAG
- a CDS encoding sodium-dependent transporter, protein MAQREQWGSRAGFVLAAVGSAIGLGNIWRFPYMAYDNGGGAFLIPYIFALLTAGIPFMILEFGMGHKYRGSAPKVFRALGSKYEFLGWMQVLVALVISIYYVAVIGWTINYTGFAFNQGWGADPKAFFFGDYLGLTGSPFELGGIRWPILGACTLAWGITWLAITSGVRKGIERACKVLIPLLFILVLVLIARVVNLPGAATGLDFLFRPDFSKLADFSVWADAYGQIFFSLSIGFAIMLAYSSYLPKKSDINNNAAMTVFINCGFSLLAGVMIFSVLGNMAQATGQSVSDVAGAGVGLAFITIPAAINTMPAPAFFGTLFFLCLTMAGLSSHISIVEAVCSSFIDKFGISRKRTATLVCAFGYAMTLVFTTGGGLLILDIVDHFINNLCILGMALVEIILMGYVVGLDDIRKHVNATSDFTVGSLWQIFLKLVTVAVLGYTFIMNVVTDIGTPYGGYASSDLILLGWSLLPVAFILALVLNKREASYGFVKKD, encoded by the coding sequence ATGGCTCAACGTGAACAATGGGGTTCCCGTGCCGGTTTCGTACTGGCAGCGGTTGGCTCCGCGATAGGACTGGGAAACATCTGGCGTTTCCCCTACATGGCGTATGACAACGGCGGCGGCGCCTTCCTCATCCCATACATCTTTGCTCTGCTCACAGCAGGTATTCCCTTCATGATCCTTGAATTCGGCATGGGACATAAATACCGCGGCTCCGCGCCCAAGGTATTCCGTGCTCTCGGCTCGAAATACGAATTTCTCGGCTGGATGCAGGTTCTGGTAGCTCTGGTCATTTCCATTTACTATGTGGCCGTCATCGGCTGGACCATCAACTACACCGGATTTGCCTTTAATCAGGGCTGGGGAGCCGATCCAAAGGCATTCTTCTTCGGTGACTATCTGGGACTGACCGGATCGCCCTTTGAGCTGGGCGGCATCCGCTGGCCCATCCTCGGCGCCTGCACCCTTGCCTGGGGTATCACCTGGCTGGCCATCACCTCCGGTGTTCGCAAAGGTATCGAGCGTGCCTGCAAGGTCCTCATCCCGCTGCTGTTCATCCTGGTGCTGGTGCTCATCGCCCGCGTGGTCAATCTCCCCGGCGCTGCAACCGGCCTCGACTTCCTGTTCCGTCCCGACTTCTCCAAGCTGGCAGACTTCTCTGTCTGGGCCGATGCTTACGGACAGATTTTCTTCTCCCTGTCCATCGGTTTCGCCATCATGCTGGCCTACTCCAGCTACCTGCCCAAGAAATCGGATATCAACAACAACGCGGCCATGACCGTGTTCATCAACTGCGGCTTCTCCCTGCTCGCCGGTGTGATGATCTTCTCCGTGCTGGGTAACATGGCCCAGGCTACCGGCCAGAGTGTCTCTGACGTCGCCGGTGCCGGTGTCGGCCTTGCCTTCATCACCATTCCCGCAGCCATCAACACCATGCCCGCACCCGCCTTCTTCGGCACCCTGTTCTTCCTGTGCCTGACCATGGCGGGCCTCAGCTCCCACATTTCCATCGTGGAAGCTGTCTGTTCCTCTTTCATCGACAAGTTCGGCATCAGCCGCAAACGCACCGCAACCCTGGTTTGCGCATTCGGTTATGCAATGACCCTGGTCTTCACCACTGGCGGCGGCCTGCTGATTCTCGACATCGTCGACCACTTCATCAACAACCTGTGCATCCTGGGCATGGCTCTGGTGGAAATCATCCTGATGGGTTACGTCGTCGGTCTTGATGACATCCGCAAGCACGTCAACGCCACCTCCGACTTCACAGTCGGCTCCCTGTGGCAGATCTTCCTGAAGCTGGTGACTGTCGCTGTCCTCGGTTACACCTTCATCATGAACGTCGTCACCGACATCGGCACCCCGTACGGCGGATACGCCTCTTCGGATCTGATCCTGCTGGGCTGGTCCCTGTTGCCTGTCGCCTTCATTCTGGCACTGGTCCTGAACAAGCGCGAAGCATCCTACGGTTTCGTCAAAAAAGACTAG
- a CDS encoding cytoplasmic protein has protein sequence MFCLYAFNGELMCFVHVLLNAVDMKSKGKEVTIVIEGAAVKLIGELEKESCPFHGPYMKAKEAGLISGACKACSAKLGATEAVETAGLPLLDDMMGHPSMAAYADKGYTIITF, from the coding sequence ATGTTTTGTTTGTATGCGTTCAACGGCGAATTGATGTGCTTTGTTCATGTGCTGCTCAATGCCGTGGATATGAAGAGCAAAGGGAAAGAAGTGACGATCGTCATTGAGGGAGCAGCGGTCAAACTGATCGGTGAACTGGAAAAGGAAAGTTGTCCGTTTCATGGCCCGTACATGAAGGCCAAGGAAGCGGGTTTGATCAGCGGCGCGTGCAAGGCGTGTTCAGCCAAGCTGGGAGCAACAGAAGCAGTCGAAACCGCAGGTCTGCCACTGCTTGATGACATGATGGGCCATCCTTCCATGGCTGCGTATGCTGACAAGGGGTATACGATCATTACATTCTAG
- a CDS encoding succinylglutamate desuccinylase/aspartoacylase family protein has protein sequence MKRASVEIAGQVVAPGEHKTIVLPVPDTSLRQGSGMPVHVWHGRREGPSLFITAAIHGDELNGIETVRRLINLKRLKSMAGTLYAVPVVNIYGFTSNSRYLPDRRDLNRFFPGKTGGSLASELANVLFENVVERCQYGIDLHTGSNHRKNLPHLRGNMDDEVVRNMAEAFGAPLALTLSGTEGTLRYTAEEQGVKILLFEAGESLRFDEFSIRAGVRGITSVMEHLGMLTPRKKTKRKRIPMQVAHDRTWCRANASGLFKAKVKLGQRVDKGEPLGAILDPYGSHSAIVESPKNGVVIGVQSLPTVYKGDAVMHIACFEALAKAEASVDRFSEIIMDEEFIS, from the coding sequence ATGAAACGAGCATCTGTTGAGATCGCGGGGCAGGTTGTTGCTCCCGGCGAGCACAAGACCATCGTCCTCCCTGTTCCGGATACGTCCCTGCGGCAAGGTTCCGGCATGCCTGTTCATGTCTGGCATGGACGGCGCGAGGGGCCGAGCCTCTTCATTACGGCCGCCATTCACGGCGACGAACTGAACGGCATTGAGACCGTCCGGCGACTGATCAATCTCAAGCGTCTCAAATCCATGGCCGGGACACTGTATGCTGTTCCTGTGGTCAATATTTACGGATTCACATCCAACTCGCGCTATTTGCCGGACAGAAGGGATCTTAACCGCTTTTTCCCGGGAAAAACCGGTGGGTCATTGGCGTCAGAGCTAGCCAACGTCCTGTTCGAAAACGTTGTTGAGCGATGCCAGTACGGTATTGATTTGCACACAGGCTCCAACCACAGGAAGAATCTCCCTCATCTACGTGGTAATATGGATGATGAAGTCGTACGCAACATGGCCGAGGCATTTGGGGCTCCTTTAGCTCTCACTCTGTCAGGGACTGAGGGGACATTACGATATACTGCTGAGGAGCAAGGGGTTAAAATTCTGCTTTTTGAAGCCGGGGAGTCTCTCCGGTTTGACGAGTTCTCCATCCGCGCTGGTGTTCGGGGTATCACATCTGTCATGGAGCACCTGGGCATGCTGACTCCACGGAAAAAAACAAAGAGAAAGCGAATCCCCATGCAGGTGGCTCACGACCGGACATGGTGCAGAGCCAATGCCAGCGGCCTGTTCAAGGCCAAGGTCAAACTGGGCCAGCGAGTCGACAAAGGGGAGCCGTTGGGAGCGATTCTCGACCCGTATGGCTCACACAGTGCCATTGTCGAGTCCCCGAAAAACGGCGTGGTGATCGGCGTTCAATCCTTGCCAACAGTGTATAAGGGAGATGCGGTGATGCACATCGCCTGCTTTGAAGCCCTTGCCAAAGCAGAAGCATCCGTGGACAGATTCTCGGAAATCATCATGGACGAGGAATTCATATCCTGA
- a CDS encoding bifunctional GNAT family N-acetyltransferase/carbon-nitrogen hydrolase family protein, producing the protein MTEEIEHKLQTRHLRMDDYDELRNIYKRVYKGIDTPWTREQIALLTRIFPEGQVCIEDNGVPIAIALSIVVDFSLIGEQHTYDRIISNGTFKSHDPEGDYLYGIEVFVDPEYHGMRLGRRLYDARKEIAENLNLKGILLGGRIPGYHNVSSEMTPQEYILKVKNREIYDPVLTFQISNDFHVRNLLDDYWPGDHHSKGNAVLLEWVNIYYQKKTRLVGRTKSIARLSVVQWEMRRFQSFEEFMQQVEFFIDTVSAYQSDIILFPELLNAPLISMYDDKSPADAMRLLSEHTEGMRQAMTEMALSYNINIITGSVPQIQEDGTLQNVSFLCRRDGTWDSQTKLHITPEEDAHWGFTGGNELKVFDTDVGKIGVLICYDVEFPELARLQTMQGMKMLFVPFWTDTKNGYLRVRRCAQARAIENECFVAISGSVGNIPKVETMGIQYSQSAIFTPSDFAFPHDAIASEVTPGIETTLITDVDLDLLKELRSQGSVRNMDSRRTDLYELRWKGGK; encoded by the coding sequence ATGACTGAAGAAATTGAGCATAAACTACAAACCCGTCATCTCCGCATGGATGACTATGATGAACTGCGCAATATTTACAAGCGGGTCTACAAGGGGATAGACACCCCGTGGACGAGAGAGCAGATAGCGCTGCTGACCAGAATCTTTCCCGAAGGTCAGGTCTGCATCGAGGACAATGGCGTTCCCATAGCGATTGCACTGTCCATCGTCGTCGATTTCAGCCTGATCGGCGAGCAGCATACCTATGACCGGATCATCAGTAACGGTACCTTCAAATCCCATGATCCCGAGGGAGACTACCTCTACGGGATAGAGGTCTTTGTGGACCCGGAGTACCATGGGATGCGACTTGGCCGTCGATTGTACGATGCCAGAAAGGAGATTGCCGAGAACCTCAATCTCAAGGGCATTTTGCTGGGCGGTCGAATTCCCGGCTATCATAACGTATCAAGCGAAATGACCCCGCAGGAGTATATCCTCAAGGTCAAGAACCGTGAGATATACGACCCGGTGCTCACCTTCCAGATTTCCAACGACTTTCATGTCCGCAATCTGCTGGATGATTACTGGCCCGGCGACCACCACTCGAAAGGCAATGCCGTACTGCTGGAATGGGTGAACATCTACTACCAGAAGAAAACTCGACTGGTGGGGCGTACCAAATCCATTGCCCGCCTCAGTGTTGTCCAGTGGGAGATGCGTCGATTCCAATCGTTTGAAGAGTTCATGCAGCAGGTGGAGTTCTTCATTGATACGGTCAGCGCATACCAGTCGGATATCATCCTTTTCCCCGAGCTGCTCAATGCGCCTCTCATCAGCATGTACGATGACAAGTCCCCAGCAGATGCCATGCGGCTGTTGTCGGAACACACCGAAGGCATGCGTCAGGCCATGACCGAAATGGCTCTCAGCTACAATATCAACATCATCACCGGCAGTGTTCCCCAGATTCAGGAGGACGGTACGCTTCAGAACGTCAGCTTCCTGTGTCGGCGTGACGGTACCTGGGATAGTCAGACCAAGCTGCACATCACGCCGGAGGAAGACGCACACTGGGGCTTCACCGGTGGCAACGAGCTGAAAGTTTTTGATACCGATGTCGGCAAGATCGGCGTGCTGATCTGCTATGACGTGGAATTCCCGGAATTGGCGCGACTGCAAACAATGCAGGGCATGAAAATGTTGTTTGTTCCCTTCTGGACGGACACAAAAAACGGCTACCTCCGTGTGCGCCGCTGCGCTCAGGCCCGAGCCATCGAAAACGAGTGTTTTGTCGCTATCTCCGGCAGTGTCGGCAACATCCCCAAAGTGGAAACCATGGGCATCCAATACTCCCAGTCCGCCATTTTCACCCCATCCGACTTTGCCTTCCCCCACGATGCCATCGCCTCGGAGGTGACCCCGGGCATCGAAACCACCCTCATCACCGACGTCGACCTCGACCTGCTCAAGGAACTCCGCTCCCAGGGAAGCGTCCGCAACATGGACAGCCGAAGGACCGACTTATATGAATTGAGGTGGAAAGGCGGGAAGTAG
- a CDS encoding recombinase family protein, protein MGKQIGYIRVSTVDQNTDRQLDGVDLDKVYEEKISGSTINRPELQKCLDYLRDGDTLHVHSMDRLARSMRDIEDMVEDLTKKGINVRFHKEGWTFSAGGMDATQTLLFQMLGAVSQFERSIIRERQAEGIAKAKKAGKYKGRKPKLSKEQVDELCQRVASGDEKKVLASEFGISRQTLYRLVAEKG, encoded by the coding sequence ATGGGTAAGCAGATCGGATACATTAGAGTAAGTACAGTAGACCAGAACACAGACCGCCAGTTGGATGGTGTGGACCTCGACAAAGTATATGAAGAAAAGATCAGCGGTTCGACTATCAATAGGCCAGAACTGCAAAAGTGCCTCGACTACCTACGGGATGGGGATACACTCCACGTACACAGTATGGACCGTCTTGCTCGTAGCATGAGAGATATTGAGGATATGGTGGAAGATTTAACCAAGAAAGGTATCAATGTACGATTCCATAAAGAGGGATGGACGTTCTCAGCAGGGGGTATGGATGCTACCCAGACTCTTTTGTTCCAGATGCTTGGTGCAGTCTCACAGTTTGAGCGTTCAATCATAAGGGAAAGACAGGCTGAAGGAATCGCGAAGGCTAAGAAGGCAGGCAAATACAAGGGACGTAAGCCAAAACTCTCAAAGGAACAAGTAGATGAACTCTGTCAAAGGGTTGCTTCTGGGGATGAAAAGAAGGTTTTAGCGTCTGAGTTTGGTATCAGTCGTCAAACGCTTTACAGATTGGTTGCTGAGAAAGGTTAA
- a CDS encoding IS3 family transposase (programmed frameshift), whose protein sequence is MSKTRKRFSAEFKARVALDALSGEHTLSELASKYGVHPNQVSQWKKQAKEGIVASFSGKAVGRQDNGAQIKELHAKIGQLTVEKDFLQQAFQNLSCERRREVVDKTHPELSIRRQCRILKLYRSTYYYEPIGESPANLALMRRIDELFMELPFFGSRQMRNTLRDEGQRVGRERVRRLMRKMGLMAIYQKPKTSHPHPQHKTYPYLLRHKAITKPNQVWCADITYIPMTRGFLYLVAVMDWHSRAVLSWRLSNTMDADFCVSALEEALNRYGVPEIFNTDQGSQFTSYEFTRTLREAGIRISMDGRGRWMDNVMIERLWRSLKYECAYLREMGTGSELRQALAWWFDFYNNRRPHFAFDGKKPMEIYQNRSRPEGVPPLAWNERAA, encoded by the exons ATGTCCAAGACGAGAAAACGTTTCAGCGCGGAATTCAAAGCCCGAGTCGCCCTGGATGCCCTGTCCGGGGAACACACCCTGTCGGAACTCGCCAGCAAGTACGGCGTACACCCCAATCAGGTTTCCCAGTGGAAGAAGCAGGCCAAGGAAGGGATCGTGGCGTCCTTTTCAGGCAAGGCCGTCGGCCGTCAGGATAACGGGGCCCAGATCAAGGAGCTTCACGCCAAGATTGGCCAGCTCACGGTGGAGAAGGATTTTTTGCAACAAGCCTTC CAAAATTTGAGCTGTGAGCGAAGGCGAGAGGTGGTCGACAAGACTCACCCCGAGCTCAGTATCCGGCGGCAATGCCGAATTCTCAAGCTGTACCGATCGACGTACTACTACGAACCGATCGGCGAATCTCCGGCCAACCTGGCCCTTATGCGCCGAATCGATGAGTTGTTTATGGAGCTGCCGTTTTTCGGTTCCAGACAGATGCGTAATACCCTACGAGACGAAGGGCAAAGGGTCGGTCGTGAACGGGTACGACGTCTGATGCGTAAAATGGGCCTGATGGCGATTTACCAAAAGCCAAAGACAAGCCATCCGCATCCGCAACATAAGACGTATCCGTATTTGCTGCGGCACAAGGCGATTACGAAGCCCAATCAGGTTTGGTGTGCCGACATCACGTATATCCCCATGACACGCGGCTTCTTATACCTTGTGGCGGTCATGGACTGGCACAGTCGGGCCGTCCTGTCGTGGAGGCTCTCAAACACGATGGATGCTGATTTCTGCGTGTCTGCCTTGGAAGAAGCCCTGAATCGTTATGGGGTGCCGGAAATCTTCAACACCGACCAGGGATCACAGTTCACCAGCTACGAGTTCACACGGACGCTCAGAGAGGCTGGAATTCGTATCTCCATGGACGGTCGAGGCCGATGGATGGATAATGTGATGATCGAGCGTCTGTGGCGTTCGTTGAAATATGAATGTGCTTACCTGCGTGAGATGGGAACCGGAAGCGAACTGCGGCAAGCCTTGGCTTGGTGGTTCGATTTCTACAACAATCGACGTCCGCATTTTGCTTTTGACGGCAAGAAGCCGATGGAGATATATCAGAACCGTTCCAGGCCAGAGGGGGTACCCCCTCTGGCCTGGAACGAAAGAGCGGCGTAG